The Methanofollis sp. genome contains the following window.
GCAAAGTGCCGCAACGGTAAAGATAGATTTCAGGGGTTTTTTCACCGGCACGACCGCCCTGATCTTTCCTCCCGAAAGTGCCGCGGCCCTGGTGACGGCGATCACCGGCGAGGAGGAGGACCAGCCCGAACTTGATGCACTCAGGACGGAGACACTGATGGAGGTCGGGAACATCTTCATCAACGGGGTCATGGGATCGATCGGGAATGTCCTTGGTCAGCAGATCACCTACACGCCCCCGACATATGTCGAGGACACGATCGCAAATATTGCCCGGGCAACACGTTTCGACCCGGACGAGAGGGTTCTTCTCGCCAACACCAGGTTCTTCGTCGAAGAGATCAATGTCGAAGGCGTCATCGCAATGATCCTGGAGATCGGATCTCTGGACGTCCTCCTCGGCAGGATCGCCTCTGTCAGGGGAGATTGATAGATGGAGACGCGTGGGTCTGCTGGCGCATGGCAGGGGATGGACTTCCTGCCGGTCGGCATATGCATCATCGATCCGGAGTTCAGGGTCTGTTACTGGAACGCCTGCCTGGAGGAGTGGACCGGGATCCCCGCAGACGAGATACGGGGAGAGGAGATAACCTTCCGCTTCCCGTCCCTGAAAAGGCCGGTTATCACCGAACGGATCAATCAGGTCATGCAAGGGGGCGCACCGATCGTCTTCTCCTCCCAGATCCACCACTATCTCATCCCCTCATGCCTTCCTGACGGAAAAATGCGGATCCAGCGCACCACCCTGATCCCGGTCGCCAGCGAAGAAGAAGGGAGATCAAATGTCATGATCGTCTGCGAGGACGTGAGCACCCTGACCCGCGAGGTGGTGGCGTACAGGGCGACGAAAAACAATCTTACACACGAACTTGAGGAGCGGATAAAAGCAGAAAAAGAACTGAAGGCCGCCCAGGAGGCACTCCTCGCGTATCTCATAGAGAGCGCGTCGCGGGTCATGCACCCGGCAGAGACTGTCAGGGCAGATCTGGAGGGGATCATCGGCGATCTGGATACAGGGGACTGGCGTCCGGAGGAGATCAGGATGCAACTCCAGGTGGAGATCGGCACAATCAGGGCGATCGAAGAGAATCTGGCAGAACTTATCAAGGCAGCCACCGGGGGACGCCGGGATATCCCGGAAATTTTCAGAAAATTCCTGCTGGAAAAGGGATACGAATCATGAGCATCTCGCTGCCCGGTCTTGAAGACGCTGCGGTCTACCTCGCCCTATCCAGTCCGAAGACGCTCAGGGACGCAAATGTCGCCCTTGTCGATGAGATCGTGAGACAGGGGTTCAGGGCGGTCGTCATCACCGTCAGCCAGCCCTCACAGATACTCATGCAGGTCTATACTCGCCGCGGCATCGATACCTCAAGGGTCTCCTTTATCGACGCGATCACGAAGTACGCCCTCGGAACGACACCGCCACCCCGGGAAAACACGGCCTTTGTCAGCAACCCGCGGGACCTGACCAGCCTCAGCATCGCGATCACCGAGATGCTCAGGACATACCCGGAAGAGCGTACATGCTATCTCATCGACTCGGTCACCACGATGCTCATCCACCTCTCCTCAGAGGACGTCTCGAAGTTCATCCACTTCGCATCGGCGAAGCTCGGCATCATGGACACGCCCCTCATCTTCCTCGCCGCCGAGAACAGTCTC
Protein-coding sequences here:
- a CDS encoding chemotaxis protein CheX; this translates as MDVDPEDIDAIKELVNIGVGRAAAMLNEITCSHITLQVPTLQVIGIDELDRVDGLSGPQSAATVKIDFRGFFTGTTALIFPPESAAALVTAITGEEEDQPELDALRTETLMEVGNIFINGVMGSIGNVLGQQITYTPPTYVEDTIANIARATRFDPDERVLLANTRFFVEEINVEGVIAMILEIGSLDVLLGRIASVRGD
- a CDS encoding PAS domain-containing protein yields the protein METRGSAGAWQGMDFLPVGICIIDPEFRVCYWNACLEEWTGIPADEIRGEEITFRFPSLKRPVITERINQVMQGGAPIVFSSQIHHYLIPSCLPDGKMRIQRTTLIPVASEEEGRSNVMIVCEDVSTLTREVVAYRATKNNLTHELEERIKAEKELKAAQEALLAYLIESASRVMHPAETVRADLEGIIGDLDTGDWRPEEIRMQLQVEIGTIRAIEENLAELIKAATGGRRDIPEIFRKFLLEKGYES